One stretch of Melioribacteraceae bacterium 4301-Me DNA includes these proteins:
- a CDS encoding isoprenylcysteine carboxylmethyltransferase family protein encodes MEPINILTALGVFLSMAANWSGTKKGLKTSITKVQERPDSFLQKLPPNVSVIILLFIFFGIFNIGVLPTEIKNNYNNLRIGGLIIFYLFSWLQVVSFRSLGSFYTQEIVILKRHELCTSGIYKTIRHPQYLSQILSDLGAGIALMSYLVIPLTLLAELPLFIMRAKLEEKLLSKHFNEKYNLYKKQSGFFIPFIG; translated from the coding sequence GTGGAACCAATTAACATTCTTACTGCTTTGGGAGTATTTTTATCCATGGCTGCAAATTGGTCGGGTACAAAGAAAGGATTAAAAACTTCCATAACAAAAGTACAAGAGCGGCCCGATAGTTTTCTACAGAAATTACCTCCAAATGTATCGGTTATTATTTTATTGTTTATTTTCTTTGGCATATTTAATATAGGCGTATTGCCCACAGAAATTAAGAACAATTATAATAACTTAAGGATTGGTGGATTGATAATTTTTTATTTATTCTCATGGCTGCAAGTAGTTTCCTTTCGTTCTTTAGGTAGCTTTTACACACAAGAAATTGTAATATTAAAAAGACATGAATTATGTACATCTGGGATTTACAAAACAATCAGGCATCCACAATATTTAAGTCAAATTTTGAGTGATTTAGGCGCGGGAATAGCTTTGATGAGTTACCTGGTTATTCCACTTACGCTACTTGCTGAACTCCCGCTTTTTATAATGCGTGCTAAATTAGAGGAAAAATTATTATCCAAACATTTTAACGAAAAATATAATTTATACAAAAAACAAAGTGGTTTTTTTATTCCTTTTATTGGTTAG
- a CDS encoding N-acetylmuramoyl-L-alanine amidase codes for MKQFKLAFLILITISPLLNAQRLLKITVNNNGKSSYLTYILRNRISYVPSKEIAELLSGGYYYNSDAAKSEIKFANYKIKFTARSQYIIITPQNNKPTIIQLPLSALLINNDVFLPLLYCTEYLGLASGHKLIFNEKAKDLIISNEPLDNESLSLFEESILDTVSKKEKIPNEINSKYDIYDIKLEEKINGTLIRLKTSRKISLPSYSINDGILYIFFSKASIAPNIINSVNKIGLINNAKLKAFSSGNFQLEFGLKEGYSSVEAFEDVENSDILITIHNKLFNTVNELEEAKAKWTFDAVVIDAGHGGKDPGAIGVTGVKEKNINLGIALKLGKLIESNMKDVKVIYTRKKDEFIELYKRGKIANENGGKLFISIHCNSTPHKPSNLRGFEVYLLRPGKTKEAIAIAEFENSVIKYEDNPDRYQKLTDENFILVSMAHSQYMRYSEKFSDILNQQWEENVDIPSLGIKQAGFYVLVGASMPSVLIESGFLSNRSDEKFLKSYNGQMKIAKAIFNALKKYRSYYNNVIQEGR; via the coding sequence ATGAAACAATTCAAATTAGCATTTCTAATCTTAATAACTATTTCACCGCTACTTAATGCTCAAAGACTGCTTAAAATAACAGTTAACAACAATGGCAAAAGTTCGTACTTAACTTACATATTGCGAAACAGAATATCATACGTTCCTTCAAAAGAAATTGCCGAGCTTCTCTCAGGGGGCTACTATTATAATTCTGATGCAGCAAAATCTGAAATTAAATTTGCTAATTACAAGATAAAATTCACAGCAAGAAGTCAGTACATAATAATTACTCCACAAAACAATAAACCAACTATAATTCAACTCCCTTTATCTGCATTACTAATTAATAATGATGTATTTTTGCCGCTTCTTTATTGTACTGAATACTTAGGATTAGCATCCGGCCACAAACTAATTTTTAACGAAAAAGCTAAGGATTTAATTATATCCAATGAGCCTCTGGATAATGAAAGTTTATCGTTATTTGAAGAAAGCATTTTAGATACAGTAAGTAAAAAAGAAAAAATTCCAAATGAAATTAATTCTAAATACGATATATATGATATAAAACTTGAAGAGAAAATAAACGGAACACTGATAAGATTAAAAACAAGTAGAAAAATAAGTTTACCGAGTTATTCAATTAACGATGGCATTTTATACATCTTTTTTTCAAAAGCATCAATTGCACCAAATATTATTAACTCTGTCAACAAAATAGGTCTGATAAACAATGCAAAACTAAAAGCATTTAGTTCGGGAAATTTCCAGCTTGAGTTCGGGCTTAAAGAAGGATATTCATCCGTTGAGGCGTTTGAGGATGTTGAAAACAGTGATATTTTAATTACTATTCACAATAAGTTATTTAATACGGTTAATGAATTAGAAGAAGCTAAAGCAAAATGGACATTTGATGCGGTAGTAATTGATGCTGGACATGGTGGTAAGGATCCGGGTGCAATTGGAGTTACAGGCGTAAAAGAAAAAAATATCAATCTTGGCATCGCACTAAAACTTGGTAAACTTATTGAATCTAACATGAAGGATGTTAAAGTTATTTATACCAGGAAAAAAGATGAATTTATTGAATTATATAAACGTGGAAAAATTGCAAATGAAAACGGAGGAAAACTTTTTATTTCAATACACTGCAATTCTACCCCACATAAACCAAGTAATTTACGAGGATTTGAAGTTTATCTTTTAAGACCAGGAAAAACAAAAGAAGCAATTGCCATAGCAGAATTTGAAAACAGCGTAATTAAATACGAAGATAATCCAGACCGCTACCAAAAATTGACCGATGAAAATTTTATTCTGGTAAGTATGGCTCATTCTCAATATATGCGTTACTCGGAAAAGTTCTCTGATATTCTTAATCAGCAATGGGAAGAAAATGTTGATATCCCTTCATTAGGAATTAAACAAGCCGGATTTTATGTACTGGTCGGCGCTTCAATGCCGAGTGTGCTAATTGAAAGTGGTTTTTTATCTAACCGTTCAGATGAAAAATTCTTGAAAAGTTACAATGGACAAATGAAAATTGCTAAAGCAATCTTTAATGCGTTAAAAAAATATAGGTCATACTACAATAACGTAATTCAAGAGGGCAGATAA
- a CDS encoding nuclear transport factor 2 family protein, with protein sequence MEKTPQLGLSIKLLLFAIPIIFVLASCTKEVPEAERKTSRSEENEVRKTLNLWVNFYNNGDLENLIGLYTDDYIESTANDEDIVGIDKIRSELSQYMSQYNGGKWKITIEEVQASGDLAFARVNGEFEMYYGNSPTTIYSEKSIKILKKQKNVGWKFYRTMRIPTFTYDATTK encoded by the coding sequence ATGGAAAAGACACCTCAGCTTGGTTTATCAATAAAACTCTTACTTTTTGCCATTCCTATTATTTTTGTATTAGCAAGCTGCACCAAAGAAGTCCCCGAAGCTGAAAGAAAAACTTCCAGGTCCGAAGAAAACGAAGTAAGGAAAACACTTAACTTATGGGTTAATTTCTATAATAATGGTGACTTGGAAAATTTAATTGGTCTTTATACAGATGATTACATAGAATCCACAGCAAACGATGAAGACATTGTAGGAATAGATAAAATTCGCTCAGAATTATCTCAATATATGTCACAATACAATGGAGGGAAGTGGAAAATTACAATTGAAGAAGTTCAGGCTTCGGGAGATTTAGCATTTGCAAGAGTTAACGGCGAATTCGAGATGTACTACGGTAATTCACCAACAACAATTTATTCTGAAAAAAGTATAAAAATTCTCAAGAAACAAAAAAACGTAGGGTGGAAATTCTATAGAACGATGAGAATACCCACATTTACTTATGATGCTACCACCAAATAA
- a CDS encoding CPBP family intramembrane glutamic endopeptidase yields MNELEIKPIKPVTTILFFGAPAILLWAATHYGIDFVCWLFGVNDLLSWVIIGGIFYFLLFLTSLIIIKKEGTELKLHEIKKRLRLNPISKQDWEWTFIGFMLVLVLSALIVYFRYALTNQIYTVPSFLDIKPLKPNELWILAIWLVNFFFNVIGEEFLWRGYILTRQQLSLGKYSWLANGLLWTLFYFSFGIDMLINMLPFFFVIPFIVQKRKNTWTGIIIHAAVKGPAFIFVALSMYNFN; encoded by the coding sequence ATGAATGAATTAGAAATTAAACCAATAAAGCCAGTAACTACTATTCTTTTTTTTGGTGCACCTGCAATTTTACTTTGGGCTGCAACACATTATGGAATTGATTTTGTTTGCTGGTTATTTGGGGTAAACGATTTATTAAGTTGGGTTATAATTGGAGGAATTTTTTATTTCCTACTTTTCTTGACTTCACTCATTATAATTAAAAAAGAAGGAACAGAATTAAAATTACATGAAATTAAAAAGCGTCTTAGATTAAACCCAATTTCAAAACAAGATTGGGAATGGACTTTTATTGGATTTATGCTTGTACTTGTCTTATCAGCTTTAATTGTGTACTTCAGATATGCGCTAACAAATCAAATTTACACTGTACCTTCCTTTTTAGACATTAAGCCGCTTAAACCTAATGAACTTTGGATATTAGCTATATGGTTAGTAAACTTTTTCTTTAATGTTATTGGCGAAGAATTTCTTTGGAGAGGCTACATATTAACACGTCAGCAGCTGAGTTTAGGAAAATATTCATGGTTAGCAAATGGGTTACTTTGGACTTTATTTTATTTCAGTTTTGGTATTGATATGCTAATTAATATGCTGCCATTCTTTTTTGTAATCCCTTTCATTGTACAGAAAAGAAAAAACACTTGGACTGGAATAATAATTCATGCAGCAGTTAAAGGACCGGCATTTATTTTTGTCGCACTAAGTATGTACAACTTTAACTGA
- a CDS encoding metallophosphoesterase, translating into MKIAHISDLHLSNTFKEKNRFITQRLIEDALENGAEHFVVTGDIADNAQESDFLIFREILEKYNLLRSERTSIVIGNHDIFGGVQTAEDVLNFPYRCLNTDYDKKVNEFVSIFKELFENTIHYSKNEFFPYIKELKNTILFGVNSVAEYSKIKNPFASCGKVTKKQYLILDELFEFFKKTDKKKILMIHHHFYKKSKKTSSSDNALWDKIESYTMKLRGKKKLFKLFLQNKIDLVLHGHSHEMCDYHRKGIRFLNAGASVEGKSELPSYFMIDDQDETYNIELKTVSNLKENISVQQEEMMPITEYF; encoded by the coding sequence ATGAAAATAGCACATATATCGGACTTACACCTTTCAAATACTTTCAAGGAAAAGAACAGATTTATTACACAAAGATTAATTGAGGATGCTTTAGAAAACGGTGCCGAACATTTTGTTGTTACAGGAGACATTGCAGATAATGCTCAAGAGAGTGACTTTTTAATTTTTCGGGAAATACTTGAAAAATATAACTTATTGAGAAGTGAAAGAACATCAATTGTTATTGGTAATCATGATATTTTCGGTGGCGTTCAGACCGCAGAAGATGTGCTAAATTTCCCTTATAGATGTTTAAATACGGATTATGATAAGAAGGTCAATGAATTTGTTTCCATTTTTAAAGAACTTTTTGAAAATACAATTCATTACAGTAAAAACGAATTTTTTCCTTATATAAAGGAATTAAAGAACACTATTTTATTTGGAGTTAATTCAGTGGCGGAGTATTCTAAAATAAAAAACCCATTCGCATCTTGTGGGAAAGTAACAAAAAAACAATATTTAATTTTAGATGAACTGTTTGAATTCTTTAAAAAAACAGATAAAAAGAAAATATTAATGATTCACCATCATTTTTATAAAAAAAGTAAGAAAACAAGTAGTTCTGATAATGCACTTTGGGATAAGATTGAAAGTTATACAATGAAACTAAGAGGGAAGAAAAAATTGTTTAAACTTTTTCTTCAAAATAAAATTGATTTGGTGCTTCATGGACATAGCCATGAAATGTGTGATTATCATAGAAAAGGGATTCGTTTTTTAAATGCTGGTGCATCTGTTGAAGGGAAATCTGAACTTCCGTCGTATTTTATGATTGATGATCAAGATGAAACTTATAATATAGAATTAAAAACAGTATCGAACTTGAAAGAAAATATTTCAGTTCAACAAGAAGAAATGATGCCCATTACTGAATATTTTTAA